The Ancylobacter sp. WKF20 genome contains a region encoding:
- a CDS encoding NAD(P)/FAD-dependent oxidoreductase — translation MSARPASASPASAASAALAGRDFDAVIIGAGHNGLVCANYLARAGLRVAVLERRDVVGGAAVTEEFSPGFRASIFSYLMSLLHPRIIRDLRLREHGLEVLPCSDMVSPIGDDDYIAFSDDVAKTQASFARFSAHDAAIYPAFNDYLVEATQIVRRLLWETPIDPARRDWKTFRDGAALLWKYRKVGRKMYRIVDMLSMSAYDFLREWFEDDRVMAVLAYYASIGTFAGPKSPGSAYVIMHHVMGEHEGAGGWGFIKGGMGAITQALASAARQSGVHIVTGAPVAEIRIANNRATEVVTAVGDIYRARAIISNASAPHLYRDLVGEQHLPAEVVREIRGYRTFSTAFKMNIACERPPQYRILDRVRREGAIGSFSYPTYMHIAPDIDYLERAYDDAKHGWYSAAPFITPVVPTMVDDTLAPPGKHVVNLFGGHAPHTLKGGDWATERANFEKNVFDVIERFAPGFRNDVIDAQLLLPPDIERIVNLPQGHIFQGELSADQLFFQRPVSGYADYRTPIGALYICGASMHPGGGVSGIPGHNAAREILKDMGRKIG, via the coding sequence ATGTCTGCCCGCCCCGCCAGTGCCTCACCCGCCTCCGCCGCCAGCGCGGCGCTTGCCGGCCGCGACTTCGATGCCGTCATCATCGGCGCGGGCCATAATGGGCTCGTCTGCGCCAATTATCTCGCCCGCGCCGGGCTGCGCGTGGCGGTGCTGGAGCGCCGCGACGTGGTCGGCGGGGCGGCGGTGACCGAGGAGTTCTCGCCGGGCTTCCGCGCCTCGATCTTCTCCTATCTGATGAGCCTGCTGCACCCGCGCATCATCCGCGACCTGCGCCTGCGCGAGCATGGCCTCGAGGTGCTGCCCTGCTCCGACATGGTCTCGCCCATTGGCGATGACGACTACATCGCCTTCTCCGACGATGTGGCCAAGACGCAGGCCTCCTTCGCCCGCTTCTCCGCCCATGACGCGGCGATCTATCCCGCCTTCAACGACTATCTGGTGGAAGCCACGCAGATCGTGCGCCGGCTGCTCTGGGAGACGCCGATCGACCCGGCGCGGCGCGACTGGAAGACCTTCCGCGACGGCGCGGCGCTGCTGTGGAAGTACCGCAAGGTCGGCCGCAAGATGTACCGCATCGTCGACATGCTCTCCATGTCGGCCTACGACTTCCTGCGCGAATGGTTCGAGGACGACCGCGTGATGGCGGTGCTCGCCTATTACGCCTCGATCGGCACCTTTGCGGGGCCGAAATCGCCCGGCTCGGCCTATGTCATCATGCACCATGTCATGGGCGAGCATGAGGGCGCCGGTGGCTGGGGCTTCATCAAGGGCGGCATGGGGGCGATCACCCAGGCGCTGGCCAGCGCCGCCCGCCAGTCGGGCGTGCACATCGTCACCGGCGCGCCGGTCGCCGAGATCCGCATCGCCAATAACCGCGCCACCGAGGTCGTCACTGCCGTCGGCGACATCTACCGGGCGCGGGCGATCATCTCCAATGCCTCGGCGCCGCATCTCTACCGCGATCTGGTGGGCGAGCAGCATCTGCCGGCCGAGGTGGTGCGCGAAATCCGCGGCTACCGCACCTTCAGCACCGCCTTCAAGATGAACATCGCCTGCGAGCGCCCGCCGCAATACCGCATCCTCGACCGCGTGCGGCGGGAGGGCGCCATCGGCTCCTTCAGCTACCCGACCTACATGCATATCGCGCCGGACATCGACTATCTCGAGCGCGCCTATGACGACGCCAAGCATGGCTGGTATTCGGCGGCGCCCTTCATCACCCCGGTGGTGCCGACCATGGTGGACGACACGCTCGCCCCGCCCGGCAAGCACGTGGTCAACCTTTTCGGCGGTCATGCGCCCCACACGCTGAAGGGCGGCGACTGGGCGACGGAGCGGGCGAATTTCGAGAAGAACGTGTTCGATGTGATCGAGCGCTTCGCCCCCGGCTTCCGCAATGACGTGATCGACGCCCAGCTTCTGCTGCCGCCGGACATCGAGCGGATCGTCAATCTGCCACAGGGGCACATCTTCCAGGGCGAGCTGTCGGCGGACCAGCTTTTCTTCCAGCGGCCGGTGTCCGGCTATGCCGATTACCGCACGCCGATCGGCGCGCTGTACATCTGCGGCGCCTCCATGCATCCGGGCGGCGGCGTCTCCGGCATTCCCGGCCACAATGCCGCTCGCGAAATCCTGAAAGACATGGGCCGCAAGATCGGCTAG
- a CDS encoding lysine transporter LysE: protein MTDPLLFALAVLAILATPGPTNTLLATAGAGLGMRRALPLIPAEAGGYLIAITTIGLALGPVVAASPALGMALRVAVSLYLFHVAWKLWRGASRPLADGAVITPARIFMTTLLNPKAIIFALGVVPFESPLWPAYMGAFAALVAGVALGWISVGVAMGRAAQAAGRASLVPRLGAAAVSAFAVMMLGTPFLR, encoded by the coding sequence ATGACCGACCCGCTGCTCTTCGCCCTCGCCGTGCTCGCCATTCTCGCGACGCCCGGCCCGACCAACACGCTGCTCGCCACAGCGGGCGCGGGGCTGGGGATGCGCCGGGCGCTGCCGCTGATCCCGGCGGAGGCAGGCGGTTACCTCATCGCCATCACCACCATCGGTCTCGCGCTCGGCCCGGTGGTCGCGGCCTCTCCGGCGCTCGGCATGGCGCTGCGCGTTGCGGTGTCTTTGTACCTATTTCATGTCGCGTGGAAGCTCTGGCGCGGGGCGTCACGCCCCCTCGCCGACGGGGCAGTCATCACCCCCGCCCGCATCTTCATGACCACGCTGCTGAACCCCAAGGCGATCATCTTCGCGCTCGGCGTCGTGCCCTTCGAGAGCCCGCTCTGGCCGGCTTACATGGGCGCCTTCGCCGCGCTTGTGGCGGGCGTCGCGCTGGGCTGGATCAGCGTCGGCGTCGCGATGGGCCGGGCCGCGCAGGCGGCGGGACGCGCGAGCCTCGTGCCGCGCCTCGGGGCCGCCGCGGTCAGCGCTTTCGCGGTGATGATGCTGGGGACGCCCTTCCTGCGCTAG
- a CDS encoding FCD domain-containing protein produces the protein MIEPLRTRKLAETIAEHIERMILEGVLRPGEKLASERDLAERLEVSRPSLRDALQLLEARGLLATSRDGTRVAQFLAPLTEPLVALLQSSEQVTGDYFEYRAAVEAKAAALAAVRATDPERAAIAACIEAMEAAHVAEDATLEAEADIELHRLVYEASHNLVILHVMRAFSDMLRRDIFFNREKLFAQPDFRVALLAQHKAFAGAIIAGEPETAERAIVDHLNYTGAAVEAFRRDEARAGLALRRLNRSTLLAG, from the coding sequence ATGATCGAGCCGCTGCGCACGCGAAAGCTCGCCGAGACCATCGCCGAGCATATCGAGCGCATGATCCTGGAAGGCGTGCTGCGGCCGGGCGAGAAGCTGGCGAGCGAACGCGACCTCGCCGAGCGGCTGGAGGTCTCACGCCCCTCGCTGCGCGACGCGCTGCAATTGCTGGAGGCGCGCGGCCTGCTCGCCACCAGCCGCGACGGCACGCGTGTCGCCCAGTTCCTGGCGCCGCTGACCGAGCCGCTGGTCGCGCTGCTGCAATCCAGCGAGCAGGTAACCGGCGACTATTTCGAGTACCGTGCGGCGGTGGAGGCCAAGGCGGCCGCGCTGGCGGCGGTGCGCGCCACGGATCCCGAGCGCGCCGCCATCGCCGCCTGCATCGAGGCGATGGAGGCCGCCCATGTCGCCGAGGACGCGACGCTGGAGGCGGAGGCCGACATCGAGCTGCACCGCCTCGTCTACGAGGCCTCGCACAATCTGGTCATCCTGCACGTCATGCGGGCCTTTTCCGACATGCTGAGGCGGGACATTTTCTTCAATCGCGAGAAGCTCTTCGCCCAGCCGGACTTCCGCGTGGCGCTGCTCGCCCAGCACAAGGCCTTCGCCGGCGCCATCATCGCCGGTGAGCCGGAGACGGCGGAGCGGGCGATTGTCGATCACCTGAACTATACCGGCGCGGCGGTCGAGGCGTTCCGCCGCGATGAGGCGCGGGCCGGGCTGGCGCTGCGCCGCCTCAACCGTTCGACGCTGCTGGCGGGGTAA
- a CDS encoding DMT family transporter: MTPRDVSAYLFLAIAWGLSFMCVVQAVHGFGWAGAVAFRAFIAAGTLLLIARLRRKRLDFSCGIKPLAIVGATTVAGQLVFLSYGMPLIGTAMSAILVATIPVFSMLIARVWGVERLNGGAVAGIALGALGILLLVGFPAVPVTADFVIGCAATLVATFSAAFGSVYAGRRLKGVGTSEATIGAFISGGLISLPLLILAPVPGVPGLADIAALVTLGVVMSAATYVLYFGLINSIGPTRAISVEFAVTGVAVLVGTILLGEPLSVPQIAGAVVIGLGCALVLGLVRLPRGKRPEEITPPAASNG; encoded by the coding sequence ATGACACCGAGAGACGTCTCCGCCTATCTGTTCCTGGCCATCGCCTGGGGCCTGTCCTTCATGTGCGTGGTGCAGGCGGTGCACGGCTTCGGCTGGGCGGGCGCGGTGGCGTTCCGCGCCTTCATCGCCGCCGGCACGCTGCTGCTGATTGCACGCCTGCGCCGCAAGCGGCTGGATTTCTCCTGCGGGATCAAGCCGCTGGCTATCGTGGGGGCAACCACCGTGGCGGGCCAGCTTGTGTTCCTGTCCTATGGCATGCCGCTCATCGGCACCGCCATGTCGGCGATCCTCGTCGCCACCATCCCGGTCTTCTCCATGCTGATCGCCAGGGTCTGGGGCGTCGAGCGGCTGAATGGCGGGGCGGTGGCCGGCATCGCGCTGGGCGCGCTCGGCATCCTGCTGCTGGTGGGCTTCCCCGCCGTGCCCGTGACCGCCGATTTCGTCATCGGCTGCGCGGCGACGCTGGTCGCGACCTTCTCCGCCGCCTTCGGCAGCGTCTATGCCGGGCGCCGGCTGAAGGGCGTCGGCACCAGCGAAGCCACCATCGGCGCCTTCATATCCGGCGGCCTGATCTCCCTGCCCCTGCTCATCCTCGCCCCCGTGCCGGGCGTGCCGGGCCTTGCCGACATCGCCGCGCTGGTGACGCTGGGCGTGGTGATGAGCGCGGCGACCTATGTGCTGTATTTCGGGCTCATCAACAGCATCGGCCCGACGCGGGCGATCAGCGTCGAATTCGCCGTTACCGGCGTCGCCGTGCTTGTCGGTACTATATTACTTGGAGAGCCACTTTCCGTGCCGCAGATCGCCGGCGCGGTGGTGATCGGGCTCGGCTGCGCGCTGGTGCTTGGTCTCGTCCGCCTGCCGCGCGGCAAGAGGCCCGAAGAGATTACCCCGCCAGCAGCGTCGAACGGTTGA
- a CDS encoding alpha-hydroxy acid oxidase, with translation MSTVTNIQDLRAIAKRRVPRAIFHYADRGSYDEVTLKANKADLAAIPLRQRVMIDVSERSTATTMIGEKVSLPLAIAPTGLTGLFHGDGEIHGCRAAHAAGIPFTLSTMSICSIEDVAAAVDKPFWFQLYVMRDRKFSESLIERAKAAKCSALVLTLDLQIQGQRHMDIKNGLAVPPKLTLANALDIATKPRWAMSVLMGKRHSFGNLAVRQEADSLTTLSQWIAGQFDPSLSWKDVEWVRSIWPGKLILKGVLDVEDAKIAAATGSDAIVVSNHGGRQLDGAVSSISALPKVVEAVGDRTEIWFDGGVTSGQDILKARALGARGCLMGKAFLWSLAAGGQAGVAQAIDIMRRELDVSMALTGVKDIETVDRSVLAL, from the coding sequence ATGAGCACCGTCACCAATATTCAGGATCTGCGCGCCATCGCCAAGCGCCGGGTGCCGCGGGCCATTTTCCATTACGCCGATCGCGGCTCCTATGACGAGGTGACGCTCAAGGCCAATAAGGCGGACCTCGCCGCCATCCCGCTGCGCCAGCGGGTGATGATCGACGTGTCCGAGCGTTCCACCGCGACGACGATGATCGGCGAGAAGGTTTCGCTGCCGCTCGCCATCGCCCCTACGGGCCTCACCGGCCTGTTCCACGGCGACGGCGAGATCCATGGCTGCCGCGCCGCCCATGCGGCGGGCATTCCCTTCACCCTCTCCACCATGTCCATCTGCTCCATCGAGGACGTGGCAGCGGCCGTCGATAAGCCGTTCTGGTTCCAGCTCTATGTGATGCGCGACCGCAAGTTCTCGGAATCGCTGATCGAGCGCGCCAAGGCGGCGAAGTGCTCGGCACTGGTGCTGACGCTCGACCTTCAGATCCAGGGCCAGCGCCACATGGACATCAAGAACGGTCTTGCGGTACCGCCCAAGCTGACGCTGGCCAATGCGCTCGACATCGCCACCAAGCCGCGCTGGGCGATGAGCGTGCTGATGGGCAAGCGCCATTCCTTCGGCAATCTCGCCGTGCGCCAGGAGGCCGACAGCCTCACCACCCTTTCGCAGTGGATCGCCGGTCAGTTCGACCCGTCGCTGTCGTGGAAGGATGTCGAGTGGGTGCGCTCGATCTGGCCGGGCAAGCTGATCCTCAAGGGCGTGCTGGATGTCGAGGATGCGAAGATCGCCGCCGCCACCGGCTCCGACGCCATCGTCGTGTCCAACCATGGCGGGCGCCAGCTGGATGGCGCCGTCTCCTCCATCTCGGCGCTGCCCAAGGTGGTGGAAGCCGTGGGTGACAGGACCGAGATCTGGTTCGACGGCGGCGTCACCTCCGGTCAGGACATACTGAAAGCGCGAGCGCTCGGCGCGCGCGGCTGCCTAATGGGCAAGGCCTTCCTCTGGTCGCTGGCGGCGGGCGGTCAGGCGGGCGTCGCCCAGGCCATCGACATCATGCGCCGGGAGCTCGACGTCTCCATGGCGCTGACCGGCGTCAAGGACATCGAGACGGTCGACCGGAGCGTGCTGGCGCTCTGA
- a CDS encoding YcgN family cysteine cluster protein, with product MTPADEPFWRAKSLEEMDAAEWESLCDGCGRCCLVKLQDEDSEAIAYTDIGCKLLDDDGCRCRDYPNRQAQVPDCVRLTPETVRALGWLPPSCAYRLVEEGRDLYWWHHLVSGNRDTVHQAGVSVRGKVAALEDDLPLEDFIEHMVRWPLRLPRGADTRLRPAASAGRASPASSPRKR from the coding sequence ATGACCCCGGCCGACGAACCTTTCTGGCGCGCCAAGTCGCTCGAAGAGATGGACGCGGCCGAGTGGGAGAGCCTGTGCGATGGCTGCGGGCGCTGCTGCCTCGTCAAGCTGCAGGACGAGGACAGCGAGGCGATCGCCTATACCGATATCGGCTGCAAGCTGCTGGACGATGATGGCTGTCGCTGCCGGGATTATCCCAACCGGCAGGCGCAGGTGCCCGATTGCGTGCGGCTGACGCCGGAGACGGTGCGCGCGCTCGGCTGGCTGCCGCCCTCCTGCGCCTACCGGCTGGTCGAGGAGGGGCGCGATCTCTACTGGTGGCACCACCTCGTCTCCGGCAACCGCGACACCGTCCATCAGGCCGGCGTCTCGGTGCGCGGCAAGGTGGCGGCGCTGGAGGACGACCTGCCGCTGGAAGATTTCATCGAGCACATGGTGCGCTGGCCGCTGCGCCTGCCGCGCGGCGCCGATACAAGGCTGCGGCCGGCCGCTAGCGCAGGAAGGGCGTCCCCAGCATCATCACCGCGAAAGCGCTGA